The Armatimonadota bacterium genome has a window encoding:
- a CDS encoding LutB/LldF family L-lactate oxidation iron-sulfur protein — protein MTPTAVGFREASARAVLDPTLREAIRRVTDNLVARRAQVTAELPHFNALRDRAKRIKEHTLANLDRYLEQLEGAVHARGGHVHWARDAEEAAACVVRVCREAGARRVAKSKSMVTEEVELNRALLEAGMEPVETDLGEFVVQISGDRPSHLIAPIIHRRREDVAELFARHLGTPPDASVPILTAAARAHLRQTFLGADVGITGANFLVAETGTVVVVENEGNARMVTTLPRVHVAVAGIEKVVPRLADLAVFLPLLVRSATGQRLSAYVSFLTGPRRPGEMDGPDAFHLVLVDNGRSRMLADPELREGLQCIRCSACLNVCPVYERAGGHAYGSVYSGPIGAVLTPALTGGRGLLDLPFASSLCGACRDVCPLRIEIPRMLVALRARARWTAAASWERRAARMAGWLLSRPRLYRWASAAVRALEPLVRRVPAGPLHRWARGRDLPRLSPTPFHRDSRR, from the coding sequence GTGACCCCCACCGCGGTCGGATTCCGGGAAGCGAGCGCCCGCGCGGTGCTGGATCCCACGTTGCGCGAGGCCATCCGGAGGGTGACCGACAACCTCGTCGCACGTCGCGCACAGGTGACCGCCGAGCTCCCACACTTCAATGCCCTGCGGGACCGCGCCAAGCGGATCAAGGAACATACGCTGGCCAACCTGGACCGGTACCTGGAGCAGCTGGAGGGTGCCGTGCACGCCCGAGGTGGCCACGTGCACTGGGCCCGGGACGCGGAGGAGGCGGCGGCGTGCGTGGTACGGGTCTGCCGCGAGGCGGGCGCCCGCCGGGTGGCCAAGAGCAAGTCCATGGTCACAGAAGAAGTAGAGCTCAACCGGGCCCTCCTGGAGGCCGGCATGGAACCCGTGGAGACGGACCTGGGCGAGTTCGTGGTACAGATCAGCGGTGACCGGCCGTCCCACCTCATCGCACCCATCATCCACAGGCGGCGGGAGGACGTGGCGGAGCTGTTTGCCCGCCACCTGGGTACCCCGCCGGACGCGTCCGTCCCGATCCTCACCGCGGCGGCCCGTGCCCACCTTCGGCAGACGTTCCTCGGAGCGGACGTGGGGATCACTGGCGCCAACTTCCTGGTGGCGGAGACGGGCACCGTGGTGGTGGTGGAGAACGAGGGTAACGCCCGGATGGTGACCACCCTGCCGCGGGTGCACGTGGCGGTGGCAGGCATCGAGAAGGTGGTCCCGCGGCTGGCGGATCTGGCGGTGTTCCTGCCCCTGCTGGTCCGCAGCGCCACGGGGCAGCGGCTTTCCGCGTACGTGTCGTTCCTCACAGGCCCACGGAGGCCCGGGGAGATGGACGGGCCGGATGCGTTTCACCTGGTGCTGGTGGACAACGGCCGCAGCCGGATGCTGGCCGACCCAGAGTTGCGGGAGGGCCTGCAGTGTATCCGCTGCAGCGCCTGCCTCAACGTCTGTCCGGTGTACGAGCGGGCCGGTGGACACGCCTATGGCTCCGTGTACTCGGGGCCCATCGGCGCGGTGCTGACCCCCGCGCTGACCGGCGGCCGGGGGCTGCTGGACCTGCCCTTCGCGTCGAGCCTGTGCGGGGCGTGCCGGGACGTGTGCCCGCTGCGCATCGAAATCCCCCGCATGCTGGTGGCCCTGCGGGCACGGGCGCGCTGGACGGCGGCAGCCAGCTGGGAGCGGAGGGCCGCACGGATGGCGGGCTGGCTGCTGTCCCGTCCGCGGCTGTACCGGTGGGCGTCGGCCGCCGTGCGGGCGCTGGAGCCCCTGGTCCGTCGCGTACCGGCAGGTCCTCTGCACCGCTGGGCGCGTGGCCGGGACCTGCCGCGCCTCAGCCCCACACCCTTTCACCGGGACTCACGAAGGTGA